The following DNA comes from Camelina sativa cultivar DH55 chromosome 14, Cs, whole genome shotgun sequence.
TTGCACCTTTAGTCATCTTTCTCTGTGAGTAGCGAGTCTAGATCGTTCAAGTCGAGTCANATTTTAGCTTAGTCTCTTGAATCTGTTTCTCGAGTCTTAGCTAGAATAGGAGTCGATATCTGTTTCCAAAATGCGgttgtcacgcgtgagttcccgacgaccactcacgcggggacactgtcacggctagctagctactagcgtgaccgctacatgacgatgtagcataATTGCGGGCTCATtgctggtgacctttgtggtctcggcatggggAATGGTATGGAaccggaacagattatcgagggcccttaGGTGAAAAGAGTCTAGGGTATTCCAAGCAATCCTTGTAGTATTCTAGATGTCTTTGTACGGTGGTAAGGTTAAGGAGTCTAGCGTAGTTCAAGTGTTTCTTGTTCATACTAGTCGTCCTTGTGAGTCGTGTAAGAGTTAAGAGTCTATTGTGTCCAAGTGAGCATGCTTACGAGCAGTCCTTGCACCTTTAGTCATCTTTCTCTGTGAGTAGCGAGTCTAGATCGTTCGAGTCGAGTCATAGTGATCTAATCTCTCTCACTTGTGTACGGTTTATTTTTGCTTCCGCTATTGTTtctgttgcgttgctttgataTTTAACTGTGTTTATTTACTAGTTGGTTTAGCTGATGTGATagcttgcttgcttgtttattaccttgctggggtagtcgggttgggaagtagaatcctgtttaggataaaggggtacccaggctcactgagtaatcttagattactcatgataatattgttgttttgCAGGAAGCCTAAGtaagtctagagctggagcaaacgttagggtaccggatagggtttttcttgtgttctttgtaaaaaccctatattttcataaGTGATTTATGATAAATTTTCCGACTATCTCTATgtattgctttaatgatttattttaaatgtaataaaCTATTGAAGTAATATATTCAGTTTTCGGGAAAAGCATGGCAAGTTTGCAAAtggtactcggccttgtccgggtcaacacaacgcaccaggccacgagggttgcaaagcctaagtagtctcggttgcgggtggaatTGGGAGGACCGGttgggaagtctgcagcttccgtcacTCGACTGGATCACCTCGGTACAGTTCCCATCGTagcgtcccgtggctgtccgatgaCCTGTGTGGTTAtagaacggttcgggggcgttacagcttgtgtttgattagcttattctatccaaccattaggttgatgaccttctcctctttgtctccttttgagattgaacgaatggtaacaattatgtttgcacaaaaaaaggtatatgaccaaaccaatcaaggttgagaaattagaagaaaattaatttgacataattaatgaaataatagaaaattataagcggtaatatatgaatctaaaataattcaaagataaaatataaattaaataaaacaatgtaaaactactaaaataaattttaaaatacagtattagaaaaagaagatgcataaattaatcttccatttttttttggtcaacatattaatcttacctattctaaactgaaaaagtagaaaatatgagtatattttggtttaaaaaaataagaaaaatttgtcttcccattaaaaaagtttgaccaatagaacaaagttgaaaccaatatttttttgaataaattattttgttagatgaataatatgagacgatctatgtttatatagaagtgagtatttacattttttagaattaataattttttgtatactttccttaatcccttttctattttatgagaaaatttatttcagtgagctcattgttttttaaataatttattgcttcccactttcttgtaagacgtactatcGTTCGAAGATACGAACGCTTTCTGTTTAGatgatctagtgttatataatctctgttgttatcttgcatttgtgtattcatcttttttatgTTACTTTtcctgcaaattaatagaaataataacaTTGTGGAAattttgttaatcctaaaaaaattagttattatgtataagaaactttgttaacacttcaaagtcaaagattgcgtAATAtccattatgaaattgagaaacgaaacaaaattcaaagaaacaacGACGAAAACACATtgtaatatctaggaatctttttatatagttgattCTATTAGACAACAAATAAATTGCCttcgagacttgttcaagaacaatgatgtgtcaaacaaaaggttaataaaaaacaaaaaaaaaattaccaagaaaaacaaagctagtcgaaattattctgtttggtgaaaaatatgtcatcatcgctctgcttatatagaggggtgtatttacaatctttttacttttaggattaacaaagtttttttaatataataagattacaattgttgtcaaaaaaaaatattacaattatcttatgcattgTTTTACCAAgattgaaaactgtgatttctgatcgttaaaattgacgtGTGTCACGAtttgatgagttactaacttagATGTTTAATCGTTACaactgacacatgtcatgatctggtgagtttttaactttgatctctgatcgtgaAAACtaacacatgtcacgatctggtgagttactaactttgagaaccaaattttatataataagattatgaatttatgaaaaatatgtcatcattgctctgcttatatagaggggtgtatttacaatctttttacttttaggattaacaaagtttttttaatataataagattacaattgttgtcaaaaaaaaaatattacaattatcttatacATCGTTTTACCAAgattgaaaactgtgatttctgatcgttaaaatcgACGTGTGTCACGAtttgatgagttactaacttagATGTTTAATCGTTAcaactgacacatgtcacgatctggtgagtttttaactttgatctctgatcatgaaaactaacacgtgtcatgatctggtgagttactaactttgagaaccaaattttatataataagattatgaatttatgagatCTTCATTACCCACTAATTACACATGAAAAACTTTATGAGTTACCAAGTCATTTTTCACTTATTGTTGGGGGTGGATCTGGACCCCCAATAAAAAAGGCCCAATCCGGAAGAAAGCCCAACAATACCAAAATCGAGAATGGGTATTATAGTCTTTCTGGAGACGAACCGATACGGTTACCTATAAATGAGGATGTACAGTGTCCGTAAAGGAGGTTGGAAAACGAAAAGAGAAAGGACAGATCAAAAAAGACAAGACGATCTCATTCGTTACTTGTAAAACTTAGACGAGCTCGTAGCTCGCCGTTTGTTAACTCGTCCCTTGTTAGCTCGACTAATCCTTTGTAGTCCGACCCTTTTTGTGCCTCGGCACTGAATTTAataagagaacttcgaccctcttTTACCAAACTAAATATCTTAATTGTTACCTATTTAGACATCAACACTTATGTGAATACTTATGGCCGCTTCCtagtcttttaagttttaaacggTAACACTTTGTGGCTTTGTGCATACTTTAATTACTTATGGTAATGCCGTAATGGTATATTGGTCATAACTATTATGCTGAACTATGATTAGTATTGAAATATGTATATACAATGTTAGTTATATATCCCAAAAGATAAATACGATggtaattttggtttataatgCCCTTCCCTACCATATCTCAATTCTCAGGCTTTGTTGGTACGTACGTGTCCATATGAACAGTTATCATATTCAAAATTATTCATAGGGCGCGAAACATGTTCATTGATAACTCTAAACGAATAAaatcataatgatttttttatcagaaaatcGACGAGAATCATGTGACCCTTCAAACAGGTGTACCTCTTTTCATCATTTATTATCATAAACACATATATACCAATTCTTCTCAATTCTCATCTTTTCCTCAACTATATATATCACTTGTTCCACCTTTTTATCATACTTCACACACAACACACGTACTACTAACATTGTCTTCTCCTCTCATCTTCTAGAAATTTCTTCTTTAAAACCTCTGTCTCAACCAGAAAGTTTCTGTTTTTtgcttgttaaaaaaaacaaataatataaaacatggCAAAGAAGTTTCTCCGCACGTTAATGTTTTGCGTCGTCCTAGTCTTCGCCGCGTGTTCTTTGGTCGTTAACTCCATTCGCACGCCGCCACTAAGTCCGTCAcatcaatctctttttttttttatatcattttatttacttggttatgattttcatatattaatatactttTACATTCTATATGCTTTTTTTGTAGAAATCACGGTCAATGGCGGAGATAAGGAAAACGCCGATATAGAACAAGCTCAAACTCACCACAAGGTAGGTTTGGTCCACCACCTAGGTacactttacaaaataaaataaaaaaatacaaaatatatttttgtatcataCAAACCTTTTCTAAATATAGCATCCGCCtttgtatttttcaaataattaaatagcaaaccgtgtttttgttttgttcctccATTTacttaattatgaatttattctatttttatggtgagaaacaaaaaaaacaagaatttatTTGTGGTGAAGAAGGAAATAAGCAAAAAAGGAGGGGTAGAAATGGAAATGTACCCAACAGGATCAAGCTTACCGGATTGTTCATACGCGTGTGGTGCATGCTCGCCGTGTAAACGTGTGATGATTAGTTTCCAATGCTCCGTCGCCGAATCGTGTAGCGTCATCTACAGATGCACGTGCCGAGGAAGATACTATCACGTGCCTTCTAGAGCCTAAAATATCCGccgtctattttttttttttgacgtctgtgattaaaaaaatatcagtttTGGCGGCGAAaataaaactctcttttttattgttgggaacattaaattaaaagctATGGGcccttttattattaatattgggCTTTTAGGCCTTTCTAAAGAGAGTTGTATGAATGACACGGTCGAATCAGATGCTTGAGAACCGTCACAACTCAAAGTCAAATGTTTCGGTTGgccaattttgttttgttttttttgttttttttaatatgtccCCATCAGACCGGTTGAACCAGAAGTCAATGTAAGAGTATTTACACTTTTAATTCCTATGAATACGTTTGATATTTGTATCTTCTTACATTAATCTAATCTAACACAAATATGAATGCTTAATTTATATAGAGTTAAAGGCTTAAATCAAACATTAGAAGTTAGAACAAAGTTTTGgccattttctattttcataatttcttatctgtttttaatttttgacaaaaaaaaaaaaactgctatgtatttaaattattttactcTCACTCTTAAAAGTTAAGACCAGGCTATGTTATTTGACTAACAAATAAGCTATTTTTAACacagaaacaataataaaaactttatttatattaaattcgGCATTCCaatattgaaaaagaaagatttgaagaaaatccaaaaagacATGGTCAATAgtcgaagaaagaagataaatgGATGCAGCTTGCAGgattgttaaattttataaatgacccaaattaatgaatttgttttgattttacatatataagagaCTGTGGAAATGGcacaagatattttaaaaagtcaacATAAAACATCTTAATCTggaatttctgattttttcacttttaagaATCCAAGTTGAAATAGTGTTATCCTATCTTCCTACGCAAAACgtttgattttttccttttattttaattaactttgaAAGATACttatttgttgtttctctttttggcatgaaacaaataaatgaaaattttagatAATGAAACTGCCTAAAAGTGGAAGGCAGGAACAGCAGGAAACGAAATCGAACCTAACAATCTGTTTGGTCTCGCAACTAAATTCTCGAGTCGAACAATAAAATCAGTTCataattgtatttatacacgtgtataatatatacagaaaaatagtaaattatttgtttttaaagcaTGTCCACAAGTATACACGAGAGAGAATCATTCGAAGGATATTCAGTTTTACCGACCAAATAAATGTgactatgtttttgtttggagTCTTCGGATTTTtgactttttatcatttttttccaaCTACTGTTACGTAATTTTACgcttcaaaaaaaataaaaacagaaaacataacTTTAACTTAGTTTTTATGCATTTGCAATGTCAATTTTTCCAGCGTAACGAAAATTATTTAGATAGTTAATCTGCTTTTATGACTTTCAGTAACCACTACAACTAATATTTTTTACAGAAATATATCATACATCGTTCAAATCATAGAAGAATATGACTAATAGCTATCAATCTTTAGtaatactaggttttgaaccacATGtggatttatttgatatattttggtacaaattatatatgattgatgacagttatgaaatattattatattgaaaaatttaaattactattaaggccaaatttttatttccgatacaccaaaatttaaaaaaatttaaaaatcatttgtgctaaaaaatcaaatctgatcaaaagaatcatggattTAACTAGACGTCCAAGAGAGACAGATCGGACATTCGAACTGGTGACCTTGCATAtactaaaccatttttttacggccaaacaaacaaaacatttttttaatcatgaattaatcttgttttctcatatttaattgacaACCACCAtctatgttttcatgttttttttcattgttttcttacttttcatattctttctcgtcatttttattgtcaaaatttcatgataattatcattattacttttaccgtccgattcttcgttatactcttcttcttcctcttcctcatctaCTTTCTCACATTCTTCTACTTaataacttgttaacccatcaaactctaagaccaaaatcattgcctATTTTCTCATTCGTAGTaggaagcatattagtcttatttatagtggttctcagccattgtctaaaaattttatagccaatgtgggacgttgtacatacacttatttataagttttttaatataaaaattttacataatttcaaaaatgttaaatattgagaaatctgattttgattggtcgttttaaaaattatattatagaaaatcctgtaaattttgaaaatgttaattagtaacATGTCGAATcccgataggttgtttaaaatcctatgtagACGCCGTAAGGAGTTTATAGCTccaatttttattagtatagataattaaaatattttaaacttttaaaattttaaaatttggacgcctgataaatcaagtttcctgctcattcatagttgaaagcatattagtcttatttataatggttctcagccattgtctaaaaaatttctagccgatgtgggacgttgtacattcACTTATTTATAcgtatttttatatagaaattttacataatttcaaaaatgttaaatattgagatgtctgatcccgattgttattaaaaaaatctgaatatacaaaattctggaattttaaaaaatattaattaatgacATGTCTAATCCCTATTAGTTGTTTTAAATCTCATGTGGACCCCTTAAAGAGCTTATatctcctactttttattagtatagattaataccactaacaatttttaatatcatttttagaATAACCAATCATATGATTATTTTTCTGATTGAGcattaaataatcaaaaaaattttgaattcacTTCTTCTAAATATTATCTCATGcaattatttcttcttctttttattaccTTATCTTAAATTCATCTATAATTTGAAcatttgaaaattaacaaatgCTATGTTTCTAAACTGCGTTTTAACAAACTTTTCCACTGGTGCTGAAACATAATAGGAAAATCCaaacttaaaatttttgatGTTGTATAagactagattttaacccgcggttcACCGCGGGcccattatttaaaattaaaatattgaaaaattaagttatatttatttgtatatatatatttatattcagtTTATCATTGGTTATAACCCGTAATCACAAATTTTCTTATACATGCAGAGTGATATTATTACGTGTACTATTTTAAAATCCagaaataatatttagaaaaccaaatagtcaaaaatgaatattacagtacaattaatttaactttatgaataattagattattttttgttagataAGTTAGATGGTTTTTAAAGATATTCTTATAAAGATTTGTGCAGTAATCTTAACAGCTTAGGTATTTATCAATGAAAACCATCCTTATGAAAATTCACAATTATTTGTTGtgtaactttttattattttcgtaTTTTAAAAGTCGgaattaagatattttattatttagaaaacttaattaaaagttATATGTTAGGCAACTATAAGAAGaatacaaattttttgaaatatttcctTAGAAAAATAACTacattaattattatgtttccaaaactattttaGTCTCTTGCTATAGTTATGTATAACATAATTATTACGGTGAGaatatttctctttttgaaagtataataattatgtaatcAATTTGTTTCCAAAACTACAGAGTGAGTAAATTAGGATCCCAGTTTTATGGAAAATTGTGTTTAATATTAGATTTGTAACagtaattaatgtatataatcTCAGTTCCGATTTTCCAAAATTGgtaaatcaattttaatattttcgtttaaattttataaacaaaatataaatgcaaatgGCATACTTGTAAATAGTTTTGAACTTCAGGTTTTATTTCAtgaatgtctccaaaaatgtatatatagatttgctTTGTTAGTcttaatatatcaaatttaaaataaagaaaaagaaatttgtaagaaaagaaattaatctttttcatttcagattcttattatttcaaaagcaaacataatgataaaataaaataaactccTATTATAAACATGTGATTATAAATATGCATATATTTAACAgaaatttgtttcaatttttcttatttaacatgtgattatgattatgcatttatatttaatatgtgATTATAAATatgcatttttatataaataagaacATACATTTAACATGTGTGATTATAAATATGCATTTATATAGAAAACTAGAAACAAATGCAGAAAATCTAAACATaattcaaacattttttaaaaattctgattTATTATCATCGTTCAAGTGCTAAAGTATGGGCGTGTGTTATAGTCTTATAGAGAATATGTAGTTGTTTTTTCTACCACGAGAACAAAAATgattgaaactatatatataataaggaCCGAGAAAAGACAATAGTTTTGTCTTGAAGTGTGACAAGAATTATAAAATTGGCGTGATGGGTAACATGgctccattttttttatgttgaagaCAGGAATCTCCAACATTTTCGGATTGTagcaaaaactttaaaattttgaactCTCTCGTTAACACTTTTCCTTCTTGTCACACATCAACAACACATAATTCACTTGTAATGTGGTTTCAACCGAACATGAATGTGTAAGAATAGATGTATCAATCTTTACAAATTTAATGGATTAATTATCCTattgcaaattaaaatatatattttcaatatcagcggatatatacaatataatacATTATGAATCACTATACTAAGCAATGAAATTAACAATCCAAGTGATTGTAGTTGATATTTTCTAATGTATAATATGAAAAGCATTGTTCTTTAACTCTGATTCACAATAACTTTCGTTTTTAAGATAGTTTCAtgtaaatattatgtcattttgatgtatttttagtaaaagaaaattatttttcttccgtTAAAAagttgataatatatataagataaaaacatattttaaaatataaaaaatataactaagtcactttttcatgtttttattaattaatttatttctttgaatGAAAGTTATTGACACAAGGATATCTATGAAGAAACGGATGACATAATAATCTTATATACGTAGTTTACCAAAAGAGTACACTCTAATATTGGACAAAACGAGaaacataaatacaaatatacaatactGAAGTTTCCGTCTATGACACGGACCAATAAGCCAAGGCTACAAATGACGACGTACAAGCATCGGTCTGCCACGTGTTGTGCTGATAGGTAGtcgtgttcttcttctctcgtttCAACCATTGATCTCTCAAAACCATCCTAGTCAGTCAAGCTACGTGGTGAGATCTCTATAGACCAGCTACGTTCATAATGGATCATGGTCGTTCCCCCCTCAAAACGTATATTCATTCACTAATCACAAATCAGTGAATCACCAAACCAATGATTGAATTTATTCTGCATTTGATTGCAACGATTGAATCATTGCTctataaaataatgtttgttgttgaatatttgttgtatatacaTGTCGTGATTGATTATAATATAGATATAGGAtaagataaataatttttgttcataGATAGAAACATTTAAAATGAAAGTTTGGTTTAATAGGTAATGTGTATTTTCTTTAAAGATTTATCATCAACCTAGAATAGTTTTGCAGATCCGTTTAAtttgttgatattatttttctgtttttatgtatatagtTAAATGacttaaaaaacatatatcttaaTTGCAGAAAATGAAATATCTCCTTTGAATTCAGATGGTACAAGTTTTGTTAAACGTTTATGCAgcaaatccaataacaccactttatattatgttttttacaTAGTTTTCAAATTGAATAGGTTTCTATGCATTattgaccaaaaacaaaaaaaagtttctatgcattaatcatattcattAGTATACAATTATAAGCTTGTAATCATAATATTATCTCTCCCTTGTTTAATTGACTGCCCTTATCATAAGACATCACACAAAATGCACACTCTATATATGCGTTCATGAGTAGCAGAATCGAGGTATAAATAACGTTTTATTTGTCAGAACAATatgataaataattttattttataacactaattcatatatattgtttgacatcttaattttttttcacccAAACTTATATTAGAAAGAGAAACATACAAGATAGAGCATATTCGGACACACCCGAATAGCAGATTGAAAAGATAAATCAAATGAACCACAAGATAAACATAGAGACACAAACTTGAAAAAGTTTGATAGGACACCAGGAGAAGTATCAAGACTAACTATCACAAGAACACCTATGAAAGAAGTAGCAATCAACACATAACCATCGACTGGTAAAGAGATAGTCACCACACATTGTGACGTTAAAAGATCTGCCTCATACACAGACCCTGAGCAAAGATTGAACTAACAGAAATGGTTTTAGACTAGACGGAAACAAGTATGGTTACATCGGAGAAGTATCCGATGAAACAATTCCGCCGAAATTGGACAGAAAACGAACCAACAACCGTGGTTCTAACCTGGGGACAAACTGACCTTGTCTCAACAGCAAGCAATGAGAGGCTGGAGAAGTATCCGATAAACTCGAGGAAGTATCCGATAGATCCAAGCTTAAGACAAACcgctgttttagaaatcgctaggcgctagtcgggcggtgaGTGAGAGCCTAGCGATTAATCGAAAAATCGGATTTAAATCGGAGACTAGTTTTAGGGGTTTTATCTATATACAtctataatatagtaaaattgtaACATGTTGTTAGGATTCGTCGGTGGTGCAGTGGCACATAAAATCCAGGGTTCATGGGTTCAAGCCTCACCaacctctttttttgtttattctcgATTTTTCATTAATGAATACAAAATGACGAAAAtgtcctcatcttcttccttatcgATTTCGatatgaaaaccctaatttaagctgggttttcattttcttggcAATTATTCTTCTTTCTACTTTGTTAATTCTTATAGTTTTAGCctttatatgattgatttacAACAAAAATCATAGTTAGAACATCaaaaaccttaatttttttttgattcccGATTTTTTGGCCGATTGGATTCAAATCACGGCGGCAGAGAGCTGCCTATCATGTAACCGGCAATTACACGGCCGCCTAgaccgatttttaaaacaaggaGACAAACTGGTTCTGAAACACTATTAACCATAAGCAAAGAGAACGAGCCAAGCTTCAGAGGAGCTGCGGctgagaggaggaggaggagagaatacCACTCACCATAGAACTGTTCATATTGATAACGCAAGCCAAAGGACGACAACGGCCAAGTTGAAGTTTACTCATCGAGAGGGTCTGGCAGATTTGGTGGTTTCGGCGGATCAAGAGGAGACACAAGACTCACCAGCAACACCGGATCTGGTGGCCTTAGACAAGAAGAACCCACCACCGACAACATAACAATCTTGACACGAGAAATGGAGATGGGAATAAGGGCCGCCGGTGTTTAAGATCTACAgacagaaaaagagaaactgTCCTTCGCGATCCTTGGACGGACCCGAGATAGGTGAGAAACTATGATTAGGCGGTAGGAGGACGGTGGAAGGACACTGGTGAATTAGAAACACCATAGCATCAGCGAGCGGTTGCAAATATGGGATTTTGTGgtgatcaaattttgttttctctcgaGAGAGGAAGGTTCTTCGGGAAATTGGAGATATATTCCGAGAGAGAAAGCATATGGGCTTCTCACGGAAGAGGACTGATGAAAATCCAGCAGAGGATGGTCATTCGAAGATGCGGTTGAAGGCTTGCGGCGGCCACCTTGGTTTCTGTGCCTAGAGAGAACTAAGGTGAATGATTGTTTAACACCTATTAAAAATTCTTTTAGATAAGTGTAtctaaaatcaagaaaatccataattaaacaaaaaaaaatgattaatctctaaatatgatatatatatatatatatatacaaaatcttTTCAATATTAGTTTACATGGTTACATTTAAATTGTATCAGGATGAACATATGATTGATGTTCATATCAACTTTTATCTTAATGCTTTATATTTTTCGGGTGTTTATGGTAATCCAAATCCAAGCAAAAAAGACATTTCTTTTGGGATTACTTAGAAAACTTAGGCACAACTAGAAGTGACCCTTGAATGAAATAAGGTGATTTCAATGAGATCACTTGTAACTCAAAGAAAGTTGGAGGACCTCTAAGAGAAGAATGGACGTTTAGAAGATTTAATCACATGATTTCTGTATGTTATTTAGTTGACCTCAAGTTAAAAGGAGATATGTTTTCTTGGATAGGAGAGCGACATAATTGCACTGTCAAATGCTGTTTAGATAGAGTTATGGTTAACTCTGAGTGGGCCTCTCTTTTCCCTTCTACAGAAGCTGAATTTTTGGAGTTCAATGGTTCTGATCATAAACCAATCCTTACAACCATCAATCCTCCAAAACATCCTATCACAAAGACTTTCCCTTTTGATACACGACTTACTGAAATTGATAACTTCGCTCAAATAGTCGATAATGGTTAAAACTCATGTAAACAAAATAGCTATTACTTCATTAGTGACCAAATCAATATTTGTAGACGAACGATGACAAAAAGGAAACATGTTGCAAATATGAATTCTGCAAAACGAATAAACTATTATCAAAAGGAATTAAATAGAGCTATGACAAGCATCCACAAAACATCGACGCGACATACCAAGACTTCAAGAAGAACTTAGCAAGGCTTATCGAGATGAAGAATATTTACTGGCATAATAAAAGCAGAAACTGGTGGTTACATTTGGGTGATCGTAACACATGTTTTTTTCATGCTAGCACAAAAACTAGATAAGCTAGaaattacatatatagtatACGAGATTCAAACAACAATCTCTACATTGGAGACCAAAAGATAGGCAGTCCCGACCCGCCCCATCCCACGATACAAAAGTATTGGGCctccatt
Coding sequences within:
- the LOC104741996 gene encoding protein EPIDERMAL PATTERNING FACTOR 2-like isoform X1 gives rise to the protein MAKKFLRTLMFCVVLVFAACSLVVNSIRTPPLKITVNGGDKENADIEQAQTHHKKEISKKGGVEMEMYPTGSSLPDCSYACGACSPCKRVMISFQCSVAESCSVIYRCTCRGRYYHVPSRA
- the LOC104741996 gene encoding protein EPIDERMAL PATTERNING FACTOR 2-like isoform X2; its protein translation is MAKKFLRTLMFCVVLVFAACSLVVNSIRTPPLKITVNGGDKENADIEQAQTHHKEISKKGGVEMEMYPTGSSLPDCSYACGACSPCKRVMISFQCSVAESCSVIYRCTCRGRYYHVPSRA